The Nocardioides panzhihuensis genome has a segment encoding these proteins:
- a CDS encoding toxin C-terminal domain-containing protein translates to MTLSNSFDGNQSATQRPTISRRMGDSLTRHLGHGKVWRRGGVGLAITGLAASLCVTLTLPAAAATSGFDKPKLEATKPVKVTDHQPVKAASLTKEQQADVDRAKTVGKNKVTWPAAKTAKLASPATTAPGDNAGAVAGSDSAAGSENGPESVSADLGPVDVFAEPEWADLETEVVAHAKSVKAGVDGVAVRLVPTTSQQQLAHEVATAKEKSSKKSSKAAPVEVRLDYTSIEAAHGADWAGRVSPRLYPECVLTTPEKQACQDFTTLGADRDPKTKSIIADVPQTGLTDSGVVLFAATSASATGTGDFAATPLAASSSWSVGGGSGGFSWSHPFTMTAPAAGSAPSLAVEYSSQTVDGMTSTTNNQSSVLGEGFDLSQAFIERSYLVCDTDGRENKADMCWKNDNATLAMAGAGGELVKSGDGTWKLANDDGTRIRRIATAADSTNTRVESNAALAAANPDNNNEYWEVTRPDGTRLYFGRSRVPGQTEPTNSVWTTPVYGNNDGEPCYSASTGAESFCGKQAWRWNLDYVVDTSGNGTAYRYAEDINHYRRNNTTPTEYTRGGRLTQIDYGLRNGTDGGTTNNAPPYRVALDYATRCLAATGCETYTQSNWPDTPFDQLCAAGAECTGKLSPTYFTRHRLNTVTTQTRVGGAYTPVDEWAFDYTWVNPDNQQESVLWLNKITRTGKAGDGADITLPPTTFTWSNHDNRVNSAADGISPLTRYRLQGITTETGAHTSVFYSDPNCTPGDLPAAAESNARRCYPVKWTPEGVTQERKDWFHKYVVTQVDQIDQTGEGDPITTFYNYEGGAAWAYNNSRLIPEKYRTWSQWRGYKTVRTTTGDPGITDTRTQSVATYFQGMDGDRANADGGAKNVTVTDSTGASHADNIHLAGRALETKTLTGAGGAVHTSTINKPWVHVTAGSGLESAAFTGTEMTLTKQASSDGGYRTRQIDYVHDTSTGLVTRASDLGDTTVSTDQTCTATAYAGTRTVDAAWMVGFASRQVTSKGVCGATALDPSETNTISHTRTRYDGGTQGQAPTKGLPTETDRVKSFNTTPAPVFQITATSTFDAYGRQISVKVPAGNGATSTDTTVYAHTADGTLASVAQTQDSTGKAFKTTTAYTPERSIAAKITDPNSKNTSAAYDSLGRTVSLWKTNRSASATPSVKYSYKISRTEPIAVTTSTLNRLGDGYRVSTEIYDSLLRPRQTQTASPGGRLITGVLYDALGNADRSYDRLFTTGVPTDTMADVLIGTASHSVKTSFDGLARPTKVTEYSHTDELWSTNLTYAGADKATVDPPQGAPSTTGYTDIRGQQVKHVEHGSTDARDLTTTYDYDLAGRMLAMRSPAGEFEWDYDLRGRKTFQTDPEAGTTEFTYTENDLLASTTDARGKATSTVYDQLNRSTHLYDGATADATKLLTSWTYDTPMKGLPSSTSRYVGGQNGAKFTHTIAGYNTAYNVSSENFTVTGAATGDETLTSLDNGLPASLVHQVQYNVDQSVSIDYTPGVTVGTTSVLAKENVDYTYDELGNPITMGGTNWIVQDIDYDGWNQPSNIHLGQGPNQSLYLSNGYQEATGRLTRTLATTSLSETVVSDHHYTYDPAGNPTKDHDRANGDAQCYTYDDHQRLAAAWTPADANCGTDPATALLGGPAPYRQSWTYTSSGLRKTQTSHLPAVGTTTPASEVTDTYTYPAAGSAHANFPSKVTRTNTATGAVIETDPYGVDDAGNTIARPGTAAGTAQDLTWNSEGDLASLTVKGDGPDKATTYLYGADGTLLVKDSPSEKTLMVFGLEITVDKTASPWVTSAARHYDTPVGQVAVRHSDGSLDFQIPDAHGTAQTSLDAASLTATRRYMTPFGENRATITGANPDEETDAWPTSRGFLNMQVDDDTGLTSVGARQYDAGIGRFISVDPLLDTANSSQALGYVYANNNPLTWSDPTGLAPQCASDAGGSAGSCGYDGTQVTWFDSDNDGDWHDTPGTPGRYPTSTGGDIGGGTTKVSDKQTGPSREELEAAAEAQATLNRSIGDVALKVGWEVLKDFIGYNDLVSCLDKDYKACVGLVLGSVPWGKAYKAGKALYKIGKAAAEFIGQQKAARKLLATMRARYSPGCNSFTGDTLVLLADGRRIPIRDVRIGDWVWATNPVTGVDGPRPVTNLIRHSGPHTMASVQTADGHWIDATDNHPFWVDNRGPDGAWVPAIALAIGDLLQTGVGTRVQVTAVDVWIGDLTAYNLTVGGLHTYHAGAGDIIVHNASRQCGNPLTRSQTEDVAKYLGYDKTKERSAGGQAIWENRKASGGQPKRITYDNTGHVGGVVKGSSNRKKNFQSPKDSAREGTYGLDVSTSGDFHGFERIAK, encoded by the coding sequence ATGACACTCAGCAACAGTTTCGATGGCAACCAATCCGCAACCCAGCGGCCCACGATCAGTCGGCGGATGGGCGACTCGCTGACCCGCCATCTTGGTCACGGCAAGGTGTGGCGACGAGGTGGTGTCGGGCTCGCGATCACTGGCCTCGCCGCAAGCCTGTGTGTCACGTTGACTCTGCCTGCTGCGGCGGCCACTTCAGGGTTCGACAAGCCGAAGCTTGAGGCAACCAAACCGGTCAAGGTCACCGACCACCAACCGGTGAAGGCTGCCAGCCTGACCAAGGAGCAGCAAGCTGACGTCGACCGCGCCAAGACTGTCGGAAAAAACAAGGTCACCTGGCCCGCAGCAAAAACCGCCAAGCTCGCATCGCCAGCCACAACGGCACCGGGCGACAACGCCGGTGCCGTCGCGGGTAGCGACAGTGCCGCGGGCAGCGAGAACGGCCCCGAGTCAGTCTCAGCAGACTTGGGCCCGGTCGACGTGTTCGCCGAGCCTGAATGGGCTGACCTGGAAACCGAAGTCGTCGCCCACGCCAAGTCAGTGAAGGCGGGCGTCGACGGTGTCGCGGTTCGCCTCGTCCCCACGACGTCCCAACAGCAACTGGCTCATGAAGTTGCCACAGCCAAGGAAAAGTCGAGCAAGAAGTCGAGCAAGGCCGCTCCGGTCGAGGTGCGGTTGGACTACACCTCGATCGAGGCCGCCCACGGCGCAGACTGGGCAGGCCGAGTCTCCCCGCGGCTCTATCCCGAATGTGTTCTGACTACCCCGGAGAAACAGGCGTGCCAGGACTTCACCACCCTGGGCGCCGACCGCGACCCCAAGACGAAATCGATCATTGCGGATGTCCCGCAGACCGGTCTCACCGATTCGGGGGTGGTGCTCTTCGCGGCGACGAGCGCATCGGCCACGGGCACCGGTGACTTCGCCGCGACTCCTCTCGCGGCGTCCTCATCGTGGTCGGTTGGAGGCGGATCCGGTGGGTTCTCCTGGTCCCATCCGTTCACGATGACCGCACCTGCAGCAGGATCGGCGCCTTCGCTTGCGGTGGAGTACTCCTCTCAGACTGTCGACGGGATGACCTCGACCACCAACAACCAGTCCTCGGTGCTGGGCGAGGGATTTGATCTGTCGCAGGCCTTCATCGAACGTTCCTACTTGGTGTGTGACACCGACGGCCGCGAGAACAAGGCCGACATGTGTTGGAAGAACGACAACGCCACCCTCGCGATGGCGGGTGCCGGCGGAGAGTTGGTCAAGTCCGGGGACGGAACGTGGAAGCTCGCCAACGATGACGGCACCCGGATCCGGCGCATCGCGACCGCCGCGGACTCCACCAACACGCGCGTCGAGAGCAACGCTGCGTTGGCAGCGGCAAACCCGGACAACAACAACGAATATTGGGAAGTCACCCGCCCCGACGGCACCCGCCTCTACTTCGGCCGCTCGCGGGTACCCGGCCAAACCGAGCCAACGAACTCGGTGTGGACGACACCGGTCTACGGCAACAACGACGGCGAGCCGTGCTACAGCGCCTCTACCGGCGCCGAGAGCTTCTGTGGGAAGCAGGCTTGGCGGTGGAACCTCGACTACGTCGTGGACACCTCCGGCAACGGCACCGCCTACCGATACGCCGAAGACATCAACCACTACCGTCGCAACAACACCACCCCGACCGAGTACACCCGGGGCGGGCGCCTGACCCAGATCGACTACGGCCTGCGGAACGGCACCGACGGTGGCACCACCAACAACGCGCCGCCGTACCGGGTTGCGCTTGACTACGCCACCCGCTGCCTGGCAGCGACCGGTTGTGAGACCTACACCCAGTCGAACTGGCCTGATACACCCTTCGACCAACTCTGCGCCGCAGGCGCGGAATGCACGGGGAAGCTCTCGCCCACTTACTTCACCCGCCACCGGTTGAACACCGTTACTACGCAGACTCGCGTCGGCGGGGCCTACACCCCGGTGGATGAGTGGGCCTTCGACTACACCTGGGTCAACCCCGACAACCAGCAAGAGAGTGTGCTGTGGCTGAACAAGATCACACGCACTGGTAAAGCCGGCGACGGCGCCGACATCACGCTGCCGCCGACCACGTTCACCTGGTCCAACCACGACAACCGCGTCAACAGTGCCGCTGACGGGATCTCGCCGCTCACCCGCTACCGACTTCAGGGCATCACTACCGAGACCGGCGCCCACACCTCAGTCTTCTACAGCGACCCCAACTGCACCCCTGGTGATCTTCCCGCGGCAGCCGAGTCGAACGCGCGGCGCTGCTACCCGGTGAAATGGACACCTGAAGGGGTTACCCAGGAACGTAAGGACTGGTTCCACAAGTACGTGGTGACCCAGGTCGACCAGATCGACCAGACCGGTGAAGGTGACCCGATCACCACCTTCTACAACTACGAGGGTGGTGCCGCGTGGGCCTATAACAACTCACGCCTCATCCCGGAGAAGTACCGCACCTGGTCGCAGTGGCGTGGATACAAGACAGTCCGGACCACTACTGGTGACCCCGGCATCACCGACACCCGAACCCAATCGGTCGCGACCTATTTCCAGGGCATGGACGGCGACCGGGCCAACGCGGATGGTGGCGCCAAGAACGTCACCGTCACCGACTCCACGGGTGCCTCCCACGCCGACAACATCCACCTGGCCGGGCGCGCCCTGGAGACCAAGACGCTGACCGGCGCCGGGGGCGCGGTGCACACGAGCACGATCAATAAGCCCTGGGTCCACGTCACCGCTGGCAGCGGACTGGAATCGGCTGCATTCACCGGCACAGAGATGACCCTGACGAAGCAGGCGTCGTCGGACGGCGGCTACCGCACCCGTCAGATCGACTACGTTCACGACACTTCCACTGGTTTGGTGACCCGGGCCTCTGACCTCGGCGATACCACCGTGTCCACCGACCAGACCTGCACGGCGACCGCCTACGCCGGCACCAGGACAGTCGACGCGGCCTGGATGGTCGGGTTCGCCTCTCGACAAGTCACCTCCAAGGGCGTCTGCGGCGCGACCGCTCTGGATCCGTCCGAGACCAACACGATCTCTCACACCCGCACGCGTTACGACGGCGGCACCCAAGGCCAAGCTCCTACCAAAGGCCTGCCGACCGAGACCGACCGAGTGAAGTCGTTCAACACCACCCCGGCCCCGGTCTTCCAGATCACTGCGACCAGCACCTTTGACGCCTACGGGCGCCAGATCAGCGTGAAGGTGCCGGCTGGCAACGGCGCGACCAGCACTGATACGACCGTCTACGCCCACACCGCCGACGGAACGCTCGCGAGCGTCGCACAGACGCAGGACTCGACCGGGAAGGCGTTCAAGACGACGACCGCCTACACGCCCGAGCGGTCGATCGCGGCGAAGATCACCGACCCGAACAGCAAGAACACCTCGGCCGCCTATGACTCCCTCGGGCGGACGGTGTCGTTGTGGAAGACCAACCGATCCGCCTCTGCTACCCCGTCAGTCAAGTACAGCTACAAGATCAGTCGCACCGAACCGATTGCGGTCACCACCAGCACGTTGAACCGGCTCGGTGATGGCTACCGGGTCAGCACGGAGATCTACGACTCCCTCCTTCGGCCCCGCCAAACTCAGACCGCGTCACCCGGCGGGCGCCTGATCACCGGCGTCCTCTATGACGCTCTCGGGAACGCTGATCGATCCTATGACCGGCTCTTCACCACCGGCGTGCCCACCGACACCATGGCCGATGTCCTCATTGGGACGGCCTCGCACTCAGTCAAGACCAGCTTCGACGGCCTTGCCCGGCCGACCAAGGTGACCGAATACAGCCACACCGACGAGCTCTGGTCGACCAACCTGACCTATGCCGGTGCCGACAAGGCCACAGTCGACCCGCCCCAGGGAGCACCCTCGACAACCGGCTACACCGACATCCGCGGCCAGCAGGTCAAGCACGTCGAGCACGGTTCGACCGACGCCCGGGACCTGACCACGACCTATGACTACGATCTGGCCGGTCGGATGCTCGCCATGCGCTCACCCGCGGGCGAGTTCGAATGGGACTACGACCTCAGGGGTCGTAAGACCTTCCAGACGGACCCCGAGGCGGGCACCACCGAGTTCACCTACACCGAGAACGACCTACTCGCCTCCACTACCGACGCACGTGGCAAGGCAACGTCCACCGTCTACGACCAGCTCAACCGGTCCACCCACCTCTACGACGGCGCCACAGCCGATGCCACCAAACTCCTGACGTCGTGGACTTACGACACCCCGATGAAGGGTCTGCCGAGCTCGACCAGTCGGTACGTGGGCGGCCAGAACGGCGCGAAGTTCACCCACACCATCGCGGGTTACAACACTGCCTACAATGTCTCGTCAGAGAACTTCACCGTCACCGGCGCCGCCACTGGCGACGAGACGCTCACCAGCCTCGACAACGGACTCCCCGCATCACTGGTTCACCAGGTCCAGTACAACGTCGACCAGTCCGTCTCGATCGACTACACCCCTGGTGTCACTGTCGGCACCACCAGCGTGCTCGCCAAGGAGAACGTCGACTACACCTACGACGAGCTCGGCAACCCGATCACGATGGGCGGGACGAACTGGATCGTCCAGGACATCGACTACGACGGCTGGAACCAGCCCTCGAACATTCACCTCGGCCAAGGCCCCAACCAGTCGCTGTATCTGTCCAACGGCTATCAAGAAGCCACCGGCCGGCTGACCCGAACGCTCGCAACCACGAGCCTGTCCGAGACCGTCGTCTCTGACCACCACTACACCTATGACCCGGCGGGGAACCCGACCAAGGACCACGACCGAGCCAACGGTGACGCTCAGTGCTACACGTACGACGATCATCAACGTCTCGCTGCTGCGTGGACGCCTGCCGACGCCAACTGTGGGACAGACCCGGCCACCGCTCTGCTCGGAGGCCCCGCTCCATACCGCCAGTCCTGGACCTACACCAGCAGCGGCCTACGTAAGACCCAGACCAGCCACCTGCCTGCGGTCGGGACCACAACCCCGGCCAGCGAGGTTACCGACACCTACACCTACCCGGCAGCGGGATCGGCGCACGCGAACTTCCCGAGCAAGGTCACCCGCACCAACACCGCCACAGGCGCGGTCATCGAGACCGACCCCTATGGCGTGGACGACGCCGGTAACACGATCGCGCGTCCCGGAACAGCTGCAGGCACCGCCCAGGATCTGACCTGGAACAGCGAAGGTGACCTAGCTTCTCTTACGGTCAAGGGCGACGGCCCGGACAAGGCAACGACCTACCTCTACGGCGCCGATGGCACCCTCCTGGTCAAGGACTCACCCTCCGAGAAGACCCTGATGGTCTTTGGCCTCGAGATCACCGTCGACAAGACAGCCAGCCCGTGGGTCACCTCGGCAGCGCGCCACTACGACACCCCGGTCGGCCAGGTCGCGGTCCGTCACAGTGACGGGTCTCTGGACTTCCAGATCCCCGACGCTCACGGCACCGCCCAGACCAGCCTCGACGCCGCCAGCCTGACGGCGACCCGGCGATACATGACTCCGTTCGGCGAAAACCGAGCCACGATCACAGGCGCAAACCCGGACGAGGAGACCGACGCCTGGCCGACCAGTCGTGGATTCTTGAACATGCAGGTTGACGACGACACCGGCCTGACCTCGGTCGGGGCGCGGCAATACGACGCAGGCATCGGCAGGTTCATCTCGGTCGACCCGCTTCTGGACACCGCCAATTCCTCGCAGGCGCTGGGTTATGTGTACGCGAACAACAACCCGTTGACCTGGTCTGATCCGACCGGGCTGGCGCCCCAGTGTGCGAGCGATGCAGGCGGCTCCGCCGGATCATGTGGCTACGACGGCACCCAGGTGACCTGGTTCGACAGCGACAACGACGGCGACTGGCACGACACCCCCGGCACGCCGGGCCGATACCCGACCTCAACAGGCGGGGACATTGGCGGCGGGACCACGAAGGTCTCTGACAAGCAGACTGGTCCTTCTCGCGAGGAACTCGAGGCCGCCGCAGAGGCCCAAGCAACACTGAACCGCTCAATCGGTGATGTTGCGCTCAAGGTCGGCTGGGAGGTCCTGAAGGATTTCATCGGCTACAACGACCTTGTCTCATGTCTGGACAAGGACTACAAGGCCTGCGTCGGTCTCGTGCTCGGGAGTGTCCCGTGGGGCAAGGCGTACAAGGCTGGTAAGGCGCTCTACAAGATCGGGAAAGCTGCTGCAGAGTTCATCGGGCAGCAGAAGGCCGCTCGCAAGCTCTTGGCGACGATGCGCGCGAGGTACTCGCCAGGATGCAACTCCTTCACCGGCGACACGCTCGTCCTCCTCGCTGACGGGAGACGTATCCCGATCCGGGATGTACGTATCGGCGACTGGGTGTGGGCGACGAACCCGGTGACTGGAGTTGATGGTCCGCGCCCGGTGACGAACCTGATCCGGCATTCGGGCCCGCACACGATGGCGTCGGTACAGACTGCCGACGGCCACTGGATCGACGCCACCGACAATCACCCATTCTGGGTCGACAACCGTGGACCGGACGGTGCGTGGGTGCCGGCGATCGCTCTGGCGATCGGCGATCTTCTCCAGACGGGAGTTGGGACCCGGGTCCAGGTCACCGCTGTCGATGTGTGGATCGGCGATTTGACAGCATACAACCTAACGGTCGGTGGGCTCCACACGTACCACGCTGGTGCTGGCGATATCATTGTCCACAATGCAAGTCGTCAGTGTGGGAACCCGCTTACGCGGAGCCAAACGGAAGACGTTGCCAAGTACCTTGGCTACGATAAGACCAAGGAGAGGTCGGCTGGCGGTCAAGCAATCTGGGAGAACAGAAAGGCGTCGGGTGGCCAGCCCAAGCGGATTACTTACGACAACACCGGTCATGTTGGTGGAGTCGTGAAGGGTTCGAGCAATAGGAAAAAGAACTTCCAATCTCCCAAAGATAGCGCCCGTGAGGGCACATACGGCTTAGACGTATCTACCAGCGGCGACTTTCATGGATTCGAACGGATCGCAAAGTGA